The genomic interval CCATGAAGTTGCAATGATGTCAAATTTCTGGTGATattcttgttgattttttatttgcCTTCCAGTTGAGGAGCTGGCAGGTCGGTCATCTAGCAGGGCATCGCTGGCCTCAAACACTCCCTCAGACAGGTCACAGAGGGCGTCTGAGAGGTCTCGGTCAAACAGCCCAAACCTCCTCGAGTCCGCTGTGACAGAGATGTTTATCTCGGAGGAGAACATAAGCAAGATGGAGAACATTCTGGACACATGGAGCAACAACCTGAAGGTTAGCCTGCTTCCTCGCACTGTAAAACTGTCTTTCCATAATCAATCAATTTAATGGCTCTTATTTGCCGCCTGCTTGAGAGCTGACTGTAGATAATGTTGGACGGCTATATATAGGGCTCTGACATACAGTAGctgaatgataataatagtaatagcgGCAGTGTGTTTCAGCAGTTTACAGCAAAATAGGCACAAACTGGCAGGTTTATTCTTGAAAACTGAGTTACGCATAAGTAGAAAAGATGTAGTAAAATGTCATCAGGGCAGTAATTAAGCCTTTTAAGTGCAATGTAGCCGGCAAATTATGCTTGTCTtgtggcataaaaatgtcagaaaagtgTAACTGTGCTTCATTCACAAAACTAAAAGTATTacatgttatgtttgttttagtttcagatTATATGTATGATAAAAAATTTGCAGCTGAAATGTGTAAGGTAggtttatattgacattttccATACTCATTCAATCAGGCAGTTAGACTGTGATGGATTAAATGCAAGAAATACTGTGGACCGCGTGCGATGGTGAGGAAGAGGTCAAAGATTATGAAAGACTTGTAAAGTGTTGGAGTCTTAGGAAGCCTTTTTGAATAGGTTGACAGCTCTGCTCTTCGTGGAAACAAGTGACCTTTTAATTGTGTCTCCCAATGGAATGATTTTGGAGGAAGTGAGTGCCTTGTCATGGGTGTCCTTCCTGCCCTTTTGTTCTAATGTTGTACAGTTCATTCATGAAGGGCAGATGACAAGCAATCACCTgctaagcagtgctgataaaaAGGTGTTTGACCTTGGGAAAAGGCAGAGGCCTGGACTGTGGTGGAGAgagtttaaacttttttggtttttttgacCAATTAGTTGCTTGTGAGCCTCTGTTGTCATGtcaaaatctgttgttttaatttCCAAATAAGCCAAGTATGTTAACATTTGTGGATGTGGTTATGCTTGACCCTGTAGAAACTTAGCCGAGGTCACAATTAAACCATTACCCCTAAAGCTGAATATACGTTCTGCATCATGGTGTTGTGTTGGCTGCATGTGGTAGCCTGTCCCATGGACCTCTGAATCCTCCAGCGCACCCGTTTATCTCATTCAAAATCTACAGAAGAATTGTGTACAGACATCCTCGTTTACTGAAGCAGTGTATGAACACATTGTGACTGTCCCACCCTCTATTTCCCAATTAGTCAAATGTGCTGACTGAGCTCAGGAAGTGGAAGCTGGCCTTCATGGAGCAACACAAGCTGGAGatgaggaaagagagggagaggcatGCCGCCCAGACAGCTGCCCTGAGGTCAGAGCTGGACAGCCTGAAGGGGCTGCTGCAAACCTACGAGACTTCCAACCAGAGAAAAGATGAGgtgactgtttttatttgctttctccTGTTTATAATGTGCTGGTTGGTTAGACATGAATTAAAGGAATATTCCACCCCCCATATGACCtgttgtatatcagttacttaTCCCGTGTTATGTTGAAATAGGGAAGAAAACTTTCTTTCCTCATGcttccacagtgaacaaagaatccaaaaacagagtaaattcTTGATGAATGGGAGCCATAGGGggccacgtttaacaacagcaaaactatttcaaaacatccatttacaaactctcacacaacttatCCAGTcgcatgctcagtacttccatGGTTTGGGGGGTGAAGTGCTCCTTTAAGCACCGGACTTAGATTTCATTTCCAGTTACTtccatttgtgggacattttagTGTAGGATTGGGTGGGATTAATCCATGTCTAAGCTATCAGCCCCATATCGCCATTGTTCGCTCACTTGCACATTCTGTCTCTCATTCTTTTGTACATATAGAACTTGAAGCTGACAAGCTTTTTGTGTAATGTGTCCTCCCTCAGGTGATTGTGAACCTGAGCCAGGTGTtggacagacaaaaagaaaaacaggaaaaaatgaggGCCTTCACCCACTGGAGACTCAAGCACACTGAGGCCAAAGAGGAGGTACACTGATGACGTTATGGTGTTTCTAACAAGCTAATAACTATTTACATTGGGTGTGGGTGTATAGATTGACTAAATTTCatagcattttttaatgcaaggAGCATATTTACGGGCTCTTTTACACAGCATCAGTGTTGGCTTATTGGTTGTCTTcatatttaaagctttaaagaTTTAAAGCTTCTAACTCACACATCTTGCATAACCCACACTTGTGTCCTTTAACAGTAAGAAGATACAGATGCTTACTGATTTAGtcaaccaaaaacaaagtttttgaatttcatttttaaaaatttgtgaaaagagaaggaaaaaaaactactactGCTCTGCATGAACATGATATAAAAGGTGAAGGCaggacaaaatatttgttttggtgGAGCTAATCTGTTTGGCTGAGCTGCCCAAATAGATCGGCCGTTTGGGAAACACTTACTGCGTGTgataatgggatttttttcatacagAAAAAATCATACAGACTATATTAGAgtaataagtgtgtgtgtgtcattcagATGAACATCACACGAGCATCACATTTATTATCTCAGCATCGTAATGATCGCCTTTGGATCATTGGTTCACTCTTTACTTTAGGCTGTGATCTGCGTAGATTGTCAGGTTAGATAACTTAACATAAttagtttttcagtgtttttaaattttattttcatatatgtatatttcttttAGGAAAGGATGTAAAATTACTGGTAGTGGATGTACTTTAACATTGCGAGATTACTGTCAGTGCAGTTTAATGGTTTATGCAAATAATCCCTCTGCATGAGTTACCGACCCATACATCACATTGTCACTGCACACTGAACATGCGTATGccacattttaacacaaatatcCCCTCTTGGTAAATTTACATAATATGGGAAATTTTGACAGTGCGCTGATGGACAATCTGTTCCTTTTCTTACTGCTTGtcaaacaaatgcataaaatattaaaatatttaaaaggagaaaaaaagtgacattcaCAAAATAGCTATTTATgccatgtgtttaaaatgtaaaatatagtGCATGACTCACAGTTTTGTCTAAACCATGACACAGAAAGtgcatcacaagaaaaaaagtactgtACCTGCATAAGAATGAATAATGGGTGTAATTATTTCCTCTTGTGAATATTTTCATGGTCTTGTGGTTCCCTGCTAGGCTCATGCTGCCCGAGTAGCACGGCAGCACTACAATTTGCAGCTGAAGAAGAGGGTGTGGTCAGGCTGGCAGTCCCTGATCCAGAAACACTGGAAGGTCAAGGTGGAGCGGGCTTGCCGTGCACGGGCTGAGGAGGTCTGCACCCGCCTGTCTGAAGAGTATGAAGCCAAACTGGCAGAGGTAAATAAGTGAGTGAGGGACCTGCATATGAAACAGTGTGTATGGTGTTAATGCGTTGTTGACAACAGGAATCATAGCAGTCAGAAAGATGCATTGTACATTTACAAATCATGTAAAGCAGACCCAAACCACCACTGCTTTTGTCAGTATGTACAATCTGATAAATGAATGATTCTTTCCATTTTCTGCCACCGATCTCGGCAGCACTGTGAAGCTATAGAGAAGGCCCAGGCAGAGATTCAGAGACTGCGACTAGAGCGAGAGCGCTATGAAGACTCTATGAAGAAAGCCTTCATGAGGGGCGTATgtgctctcaacatggaggctCTCGGCATGTTCCATACTGCAGAGGGACGGACAGAACAACCTTCAGTTCATGATCAGAATGGTTCGTAACAGAATGACCACACAAACCATATTTTCTAAACAACTAGCACATTAAAGCTTGCACTGCTAACATCGTCACAAACACCATAACCACATAAATAGACCCCTTGTTCTGTACAACAAAGCGTAAAAGCATTGCTAGCCTTGCCTCTGTGCTGTATTGATTTAGCCCAGCtttcaaaacagaaactaacagatagaaaagaaagaaacatcaTTTCTCCAATAGAGTGCAGCTGTGTGCTATTGACAATTGTGGAGATTTATGAATGAGAGCAGGGAAGGgtggtctttgtttttttcttgaagtcATTCACTGACTTACCCAAAGGACTGATGAGTCCGTGGATGTGCTGAGTGCTAACTGTAGGGTACTTTGCACAGGGTATAATTTTGATGTGGCTCTAAAAAATTAGTTAGAAAAATCAAATAGCCTTTTGCGACATTTGTTAAATTGTGAAATTGCTGCTTTTATTAAGTAGTATGTTGGTGCTGTGAAAATTGCCTGTAAGGGCTTGGGATAATGCAGGATATGTGAGTAGACACATAAATGTCATAAACCTTGGACCAGACAATGGCACCTTGTCTGAGGTGCAACAGGCCAACAATGCTAAggttcacaaaacatttaaatgacagTACAGTAGTATTAGTTGGCCTGGTAATTGCCCGTAGAACTCGTAGCATTACATCATTATCTGCACACAGTCACATTGACACCAGCACAGACCTATTTTTTAATGCTGTCGAAAACCAAATTCACACCCTGCCATCACCATGCTGCACCAAAAGTTAAGATCAGGCAACAGATCTATTCTGCCGTCCTCACTGTGCTATTTTTGGTGAGTGCATGGCTGCTGAAGCTGGATCTCACTGTTTTGAGCTTGTGCAAATGAACTCTAGCATGATCTTCTGTTCAGCCATCTGCTTTCAGGTTTAATGAGTCTTGCAACTTGAAATGCATATTATTATATGACTGTCAAACTGGGTTGTTTATAGAAAAGTCTTCTCTGACTCTTACTCATACTTATTTTTACAGAAGCCTATTTCTgccaatgtgatgaaaaaaagatcCTCATTATAATGAGGAACTTTCTTGAAGTAATGACTTAGTatgacaaaataatgacaaataccacatcattattttgagatacaaaGGAGTTATTTGAGAATGTTTCTTATTATCTTGAGATACTAAGCCATTATCCCAAGATAAGTAAGTCATTATTATGAGAGAGCTTCTTGTTATTTTGAGACACtaacacattattttgaaagtatttcTCATTAATTatagatactaagtcattactTTGAGAAAGCTTATCATTATTCTGAGATAATTTTGAGGTAATacatctttatctttttttttgataaattggCTCATTATGTAGTGATATTGTGTCATTATTTCAAGAAAGTTTACTATTgtaatgattctttttttcgTCACATTGCTGTCATGGGCTTCCATAGGACTTAACCAACCAGACAATACAACTAGCCAAGCAGCCAAAGAGGAAAGATTAAGAACATTTGTAAAGTCCAGTTCAACATTCAGCActaaaatttgtgatttttttgtaactatAACAAACTTGTACCAAGAATATACAGTGCCAGATTCTGACtcaattaatctttttttctttctgtagaTATTTTACCTCCCCAGGATGAGCCTGGCTCTGTTACATTGGCTCAACTTCAACCGTATCCCATCTCATCAACACGGTACAGTCCAGTCCACTTTGACCGCCCGGACCCTTCCCACAGCGAAGTAGAGGATATGGTGAGACCCTTAAAATTACTAGAGAAACCATACATTTATCTGCACACCATAATTCTTAtctgcctctctcctcccaTTTGCGCCCCGATTTCCTTGTCCTCAGGTGGGATCTGGTGCCCCCGGGTCTAGAGCAGAAGTGATCCCTCCTACTACAGTGGTGCACAGCTCCCTCCCACATGGGGGCACTGCAAGTTCCCACAAACAGGTTAGCATtaaacatattgatttactgTCTCAGGTACATGCCATTACAAGTAAGGACAGTGTCCACTGTTGTTGAATATCAAGGAATCATGGAATAAATGGCTGTCAAACTGATGACTAACTACACAGAATTATTTGATTTTAGTACAGAGGGAGTCTCTACTACTGAAGTCACAGTTGGATATGATGCATCGCTATTTGTTTGTCCAGGTGAGCGGTCGTGTTGTCACAGCCAGTCAACAAAAACCCTCAAAGACTGTGACGGCTCGGATCACTGCACGTAGTGACGTCAGTAAGGCTGCACGCAGCAACCTCCAGGTGATGGGTGTGGCACCACCCATGAGCTCTGTGATAGTCGAACGCCATCATCCTGTTACGCAGGTATGACACAGTGTGAATCATGACTGCATTGCTaactatttgttattttgtgccatgtgaagctgaaaaataataatgagcatttttttctttcattccttcagGTCACCATCGGTCAGGCCATGGCTTCTAAGTTTCCCCGCTCATCACAACAGGGCCAAAGCTCCACCGGAGGCAGACGCAAGTCCAGAGCACACACCAGCACATGCCACGTACACTCTATCAAAGTAGTTgactgaccacacacacatatcacatgGGAAGTGTTGCTCACCTCAACtagatttaaaatgtaacaaatcctGTGCACCAATATTAGAAATAGTTTACTGTGGCATCAGGTAtaagttcattttattttgatatcttGGAGGGAATTTTTCTCTCTGCAATTTGGAGcaaacattgcatttttaagCTTCCTTTCATGAATGAGAATGATTTCTTGAGCAATCGGATTTTTCTCAGGAATGTAGTGCATAGACAGAACCAGGTGTTTAGAACGCcacatgtaaatgtttttaatttataccAGCTGGGCAGAGTTTAGAATTGCAAAAGGGACATTTATTCCTATGAAAAAGTTTTGCTTTAAATTATGCACAGGTGAGAATGTACTGTAgtgtttaaaatacatttttaaataacttattttattaatgttttctaTTGAGACCAACTATCCAACACCACAGGGTGTTTACTCTACTAAACCAAAGCCATATATAAATGATTTGATGCACAATTtgactttctatttttttttattcagttcttCCTGCACACATCAgtagtaaaaaataatggaagCATCGTTTTTTGTCAGTTCATATGTTGCGGTGTTCATCCTCATGAAATGCTGCAGGTCTTACTGCTGGAACTCTCTGCCTCCATCCGAATCTTATCTGTAAGACAAACATTTTTCGCAAtaaaaatttggcacatacCCCCAGGCAGCATACATATATGTTTATAGATTCcacagtttgtttcttttttggggggggggttagccGAATGTACCTGCAGCTTTCCTGTTCCCTGTGAGGATGAGTCCCTGGAATAGTTCTTTAGACGGACTCTTTTGAGCCAGCTCCTCCCCATGGAACCAGATCAGCAGCATCCTGTTCCCATGCTCCTGATAGCTGTGCTGACCtgtggtcaaacacacacagtgcagacaGGAAAACAGTTTGACCATTAAAGCTAAAGAATGTTTGTGTGCACTTGaagataaaatagaaaaataaattagccagtctgattgaaaaaaaaatagttatccAGGATATTTTCATTGCCAAATTTTCCTCATTATTTCAGGGACTTCAACTTGTAAAATTCTGGCTCAAAAAAGCTTCTGTTTACTATTTCAAAGAGTTGCCAAATGCACAGTCAAAAGCCTGTCCAGTCAGTGTGAGATGTGGCACCTGTCCACTGCTCCTCGATGGCCGACACTTGCTCCTTCGTGAAGCCCCAGTGTTCTGCCAGTCTTTTCCAGTCTCCTGGTTTAAGGAGCTCGTACGCCAGGCGCCAGGCCATCGAACGGAGCTGCCGGGTCTCATAGCGGTGGTCGAGTTTAAACGTGAGCGGATACTCGCTGTGAACGCTCTCATTAAGCTCTGGGTTGGCCTGAAAGGGCAATTAAATTATGTCAGCAAATTGATAAATGCCACAGGCCTTCTAGAGCACAGGGGGGCATGTTAAGAGATTATtggaaaaacactcacacacatgatTAGCAGTATGAGAGCCagagttaaacatttttaaaattaagatgGGAAAGGAATCAGGCACACCTTTAATTAAATTGATGGAAAATTGGATGTCAAATGCTTCTGGgttgtgtgtcattttttaccGTAGATATTTTAATAGTATTAGAGGGGATTCAGCTCATCTCGATTGTGGTGTAAGGAAATGAATCACTTGTGATGATTGTAGTTATTGATTTCAAAGCctaaaaatggatttttatAACACATGAAAAAATTAGAAGTTACAAGTATCATTTCACTCCCTCACCTGCCTCCAGGCGTAGTATCTCTCTGCTTTTATGATCATGTCCACAATAATCACCTCGTCTGCTCTGACTGCCACACCCAGAGCCGTCTTACCCTGCTACTCCATATCCAACAtgtacaacaaaacacacaaactttaaTTACAGCTGTACGGTATCAGATTTAGAATTAAAATTGTCACACAGTTTCAATGTATCATGCTACTGTTATAGCTTAAATTACCATAACTATCGAATTTTGGCCAGgattaaatcctaaaaaaaagtgtttagcAATTGTGGTTGTGAGAATTCTTACCCGATCCCTGAGCGTCAGATCCAGCCCAGCTTTAAGAAGCATTTCCACGACTTCTATTCTGGCCAGCTCTGCAGCTAGATGCATCACAGTCTGGGACCTCTAACCGTTTATGGCGAAGGACAGTGACAACACAATGCAGCGAAAAACCCTCTTTTTTTCGTACTTATATTTGGCTGACATCTTATTTTAATGTCTTACTGAGGAGATCATACCTTATCTGTGACATTAACGTTGCAGCCAGCTTTCAGTAAGGCATGGATGACAGGGATGTGGCTGTTCTTTACAGCCAGGTGGATGGGAGCCTCTAGGTTCTGAGAGCAAAAATACCCTGTTACACAACATGAGCCCCAAAAATTAAGTGTTAGCTCAGGAGAAAGAATGTAAAATTACAATGATACGCATCTAAGCCCAGCtcagctgatgtgtgtgtgatctgtgtTACCAAAAACCTTACTGAGAGAGTGTACTACTGCCACCTAGCTTGTGTTTGCTTACCTCGTTCTGGAAGTCTGTGCAGGCTTTGTAATATAAGAGGAGCTGCACAAGAGAGGTGTCTCCTTTTTCTGACACTGGATGGAGAGCGCTGCATTGGGCCTAAAATGAGAGGAGGGTTaggacacatttttttacaacaacTTTGATGCTGCTTCATTGATTAACCctattcaaatattttacaataatacaTTATTAACAACAGGGCATCAGGTCATTGATTTCAGTGATAAAGTCAACATAGTGCCCTGTTGTACCGTTGTAAGGATGTTGGGGTCACAGCTAGCCTCCAGCAGGGCCAGAACACATTCTTCCTGGCCGTTGTCTGCAGCCTGGTACAGAGCTGTCTCTCCGTCCTGTAACACAGACAAACCAAGTATAGTAATTGTTCCAAATAACTGTATCAGGAACAGAAAATGGAATGCTCACAAGGCTatatgacaaaaacaagtttttcagGCCTACAGCGAACTTAAACATCAaaacttaaagggacaattcacctcaaaatcaaaaatatgtattttttttccttttacctgtcaTGCTATTTATCAATGTGGATTTGTCCAAGCTTGAATTGTAgattgttggagatatcagccatagagatgtctgccatcTCTCCAAtacaatggaactagatggcagtCAGATTGTGGCGTTCGAAGctgccaaaaaagcaaaaatgcagaaatcCTGATCTGGTTACtactaatttttaaaacattttttttttttgcaattttaacaCCGCAAggagagtgccatctagttccattctACTGGAGAgcaggcagacatctctacagccgatatctctaACTCTCATACCAAagcaatctagattgataaatagcactacagataagaggaaaaatatgtttttttttattttggggtgaactttccCCAAAATAGCCAGAAAATAATTTGATATTGatttaagatgatttttctcacaaatctttttaacattttcaagcCAGAACACCGTTTGTCTTGTAATATGACAATAACCAGTTCGGGTTTGATATATCTTAATTAATCCAAAGTGGATCCACCATACAGCAGTGGATTAGCCACTGAGCACACACTGTCACAAACTAAACCGTGATAGAGAGGATGTTTACACTGATTGTCTACCATATTGACTTCATCCCGAGTATcaaagctctgcagcagcaattGGACGGTGTCCAAGTGACCGTTCCTGGCAGCTAAGTGCAGGGGCGTGTCCCCGCTCTGgcagaagggagggagggaaacaACTGGCATCAAAGAGTGTTGAGCTGTCATGCAGGTGTGACACACAAATGTGCACTCAGACACATGTGAGCATAAATACCacacaaactacaaacacaTTAACGAGTCCACATGCACCATGTTGGGCTTCATAGTGGCCATGTTGTATGGTTCGATCAGCGTGTCCAACATTTCAACACAGCCATGCTCTGCCGCCAGTGCAAATGGTCGGTGTCCTGACTGAAATGGAAGAATTGAGGTATGAACAACAACATTTACTGCATTTTGGTACTTCTAAATAActtgcctaaaatgttaaatagaTACCTGGTCATCTTTGTCTAGTTCTCTCATCTGCAGGTCATTAACTATATACTCTACAATTTCAGTGTGGTTGTTGATTGCAGCACAATGCAAGATGTTCAGTCCTTCctgaggtggaaaaaaaagagtgagttaatgtttaatttagCATTGTGCAGTAGCAGAAATGTAACTTAAGAGCATCTGTGCTGATGTTTGTAACGAGGCACGCATACCAGTGTTAGATGCAAATCTAGAATGATGGAAGTGATTTAACATTTGAGAagtttttttagacatgttgcTGAAAATCAAAAGACAAATAGTTGATTTCGGGATATGTCATTGTCAGTTGCTGATAAAAAGTAGAGCTAAAGTCTTCCTGCTTCTCTACCTCATTCTCAACCTTCTGTTCAGCCCCAGCTTGCACCAACAATTTCATGATCTCCAAACTGCCAAACCAGGCAGCCAAATGAATGGGTGCGACACCGTACTGTCAgacaaagaacacaaaattGTAAGTTGTGACTACTTAAGAGTATTACACAAGCTCTATTGTCAATGGCTCAGGTCTTCAGATGTAGATATTTGAAACCCTCTCACCCTGTCCTTTTGGTCCACCTTGACTCTCCGCTGCAAAAGAAGCTTCACAGCTTCAATGTTTTTTCCAGCTACTGCGTAGTGAAGGGCAGTCCTGTTATCCTGAGGTTAACAATTTCAGCAGTATATTATCCATTCAGTATAGTTTTTTTCCCGTTCTTACAAAATTCCAGAAATTAATAGCCTTTTGGTCTGCTTGTGCTTAGTTTACAATACAATTAAAGGTTTGTCTAGACCCACCACATTCTTTGCATTGGCATTCAGCCCTCGCACAAGAGTCTTCATGGTCTCCACATCATTTCTTTTAGCTGCCTCCATAAACTCCTTCTCTGCATTAAGCACTGCACAACACAGCAGACAGGAGGGTTTTATACAGTGGCTTTGACATATAGTATACATGACAGCATGTAGCAGGGGTTACTAAGGAGAGACACTACAGGTAAAAACAGCTTTGTTATGCACTGGTGAGTTTTGATTCTGGGCTATTTTGCTTTCATGTCCTCATTCAGACCAGTGGGAAGAAAACATCCAAAGTATTTGGgtgtttatttaagtaaaaaaaaatattctggaaatgtatgcaaacatttttacatacaaaataacatttatttagaaGTCTCATTTGTACATGTAAAGAGACAACTACGgaaaacttgtttaaaaaatgttttggtgtaagtAGTTAACTTATGTTTTAACCTTTTCACCtgtagtgtctttttttgttaaaaaaaatgtatggaatTTTACAATCCatgattttaaagcattttattcctaaaaacatgaccaaaattgattttttaaatggctgttgACAATGTTTTCTGATTCATAATGACAAATAGAGATATCCAAAATTCCCTTTCTGAAAACCATTAACTCTTATATGTCAACAAAAGTACACAAGAAATTTGGACTTGGCTATATCCAAAGTTCACAtttctgttctggaaatgtctgcaaatgagcacatatttaattagataatacattatttaattcatattttaacttataatttcagaaaacatgtaacaaaaaacaatttgtaatgtaaataataaactggtgaagttttatagtgaTATTTAAACTATTCACCTGTAGTGTCTTCAACTGAATACATAACCACCATGTGTGAGGAATTTACAACGGTACTGAAGTCACAACCCCAGCAGAAAAATACTGTGAGGTCAACTGAGGGtctgttttatgcactgtggACGCCTTAGTTTGAGCCTTGTGCAAATATAGTGTGTTATTGTAAGAGAATAGGACATAGTCAGTCCAACACAATTAATACCTAATGATTAACTCTAGCTTTAACAACTACAGAAACTTTATAAAATATTGCTCTATAATCCATCATATTAATATTCTATGAAACCAAagcctttttcctcttttagtTGTGCTTGGATACTCAcacatctctttgttgtcaaaGCTGTCGTCTGTCTCTTTGTCAGAGTTTTTGTTGAATATGAAGTCTGTAAATCCCATCACAGTCTCCTTTCTCATCCACTTTCGAGGGTCCAAATTCTCCGTCTTGGGACGATGCTTCTCGATCATTGCCCTCAAAGCCAAAGCTCTACTCTCCATAAGGAAGCTTTAAATTACCTCACTGTGTAACAAAGGCGGGCTTGGTGTAATTTAATAAACAGTCCACGCACACACTGAAACCAAACCAAATACCTGAGGTAACAGGGCCCACCAAGGATGAGAAACACCTATTCTGCGTAGTTTCATGTAGTTCCTGTCTTCAAATAGTCAACAGCAAGCCTTGAAGTGGAAGTGCACTTCTATTTTCTTAATGCTGGAGGGCTGATCCTTGTTTACTTAACCAGTTCACACCCCTGAGATACTGCTGATAACAGTGAGTATTTAATATGTTAAATGACTAGTATGTGGCATGACTGGCTTCATGCATTTCATGCACTGTGTAACATTAAGACGTTCTAccaagtggggtttttttaatttaatttctatcAACACAGTACAACGTTTACAAAAGATTAACATAAGTCTCTAATAGCAGTTTAACTTGTTTGACCAGGGAAGTTTCAGTAGTTACACATATTCTTTAGAAGCAATGCTCCCCATTCACACAACCTGAGGCAATGCAGTCTTTCACTGCTGGTCACTGTGCTCCTGTAATGGGTTTTTCTTGACAAGACTAAAAGGCAACCATTTTTGATTAAAAGTCAGATTAATAAAGAATGGATGGTAATTAAAGGTttagtgtgtatgatttagggaCAT from Plectropomus leopardus isolate mb chromosome 6, YSFRI_Pleo_2.0, whole genome shotgun sequence carries:
- the poc5 gene encoding centrosomal protein POC5; this encodes MSSDEEEPTSPVLPKDSDAGSSVSSELQDEYEELLRYAVVTPKLDRLTTAHLQQLSTSHLPAEGRSSRRKDDTKSLRPADTATETQDGRHSSRSVRSSQVSPVIVEPSTHVEELAGRSSSRASLASNTPSDRSQRASERSRSNSPNLLESAVTEMFISEENISKMENILDTWSNNLKSNVLTELRKWKLAFMEQHKLEMRKERERHAAQTAALRSELDSLKGLLQTYETSNQRKDEVIVNLSQVLDRQKEKQEKMRAFTHWRLKHTEAKEEAHAARVARQHYNLQLKKRVWSGWQSLIQKHWKVKVERACRARAEEVCTRLSEEYEAKLAEHCEAIEKAQAEIQRLRLERERYEDSMKKAFMRGVCALNMEALGMFHTAEGRTEQPSVHDQNDILPPQDEPGSVTLAQLQPYPISSTRYSPVHFDRPDPSHSEVEDMVGSGAPGSRAEVIPPTTVVHSSLPHGGTASSHKQVSGRVVTASQQKPSKTVTARITARSDVSKAARSNLQVMGVAPPMSSVIVERHHPVTQVTIGQAMASKFPRSSQQGQSSTGGRRKSRAHTSTCHVHSIKVVD
- the ankdd1b gene encoding ankyrin repeat and death domain-containing protein 1A, producing the protein MESRALALRAMIEKHRPKTENLDPRKWMRKETVMGFTDFIFNKNSDKETDDSFDNKEMLLNAEKEFMEAAKRNDVETMKTLVRGLNANAKNVDNRTALHYAVAGKNIEAVKLLLQRRVKVDQKDRYGVAPIHLAAWFGSLEIMKLLVQAGAEQKVENEEGLNILHCAAINNHTEIVEYIVNDLQMRELDKDDQSGHRPFALAAEHGCVEMLDTLIEPYNMATMKPNMSGDTPLHLAARNGHLDTVQLLLQSFDTRDEVNMDGETALYQAADNGQEECVLALLEASCDPNILTTAQCSALHPVSEKGDTSLVQLLLYYKACTDFQNENLEAPIHLAVKNSHIPVIHALLKAGCNVNVTDKRSQTVMHLAAELARIEVVEMLLKAGLDLTLRDRQGKTALGVAVRADEVIIVDMIIKAERYYAWRQANPELNESVHSEYPLTFKLDHRYETRQLRSMAWRLAYELLKPGDWKRLAEHWGFTKEQVSAIEEQWTGQHSYQEHGNRMLLIWFHGEELAQKSPSKELFQGLILTGNRKAADKIRMEAESSSSKTCSIS